The following is a genomic window from Cuculus canorus isolate bCucCan1 chromosome 22, bCucCan1.pri, whole genome shotgun sequence.
CTCAAAATAGTCATTATACGGAAGTTCTGCaggcaaattaaaaagaaataaacactaaATTTCCACTGGATCGGTGACAAAATACCACAAACACGTTGTACTTCTATGGAAAAGCACAACAGCATTGATGAGGGCATGGAGGCCAAAGCTCCCCCAGCTCAAATTCAGATCAAAGCAGACAACTTAGCAGCAGCGCAGCCAAAGCTCACTTGGCTGTGCACGTAAGTTCTCAGCAGGAGGTCATCTCATTTCAGCAAGGCCTCTGGATACTAGAGTGGCACAGTCCCTTAGACTTGCTCCAAAGGCTCCAGGGAAGACTTACCGTTGGGAATTTCAGTGTCCAATGCCACAGCAGTCTCATATGTCCAGCACCTCGCCACATTGCGGATCGTGTAGCCCCCTCCACCCAGCATCAGCATCGGCAAATTAAAACTCTTTACAAACTCCACACACTTGGCATGACCTGTATGAGGAACATGGGAGGAAAAGGTCACAGCCTCACGGCACAAGAACAAGAACAAACTTCTTGGTGAAATCCAATTCTATCGGTTATGCCAGCTCATACAGGCAGTGCACAGCACTCTTACCTTTGATGGTCAGGTTAAAACAACCCAGCCTGTCCCCTGACAGAGAGTCTGACCCGCACTGCAGGACAACTGCGCTAGGCTGGAACGTCTCCATCACTTTTGATATCACCTAAACAAGAAACCCATTGTTACGCACTCTGCACAGGACAGTGTcgcagcagcacagccacgTCCATGTCAGCAAGAGACATGCAGACATCCCTAACGTCCCCACAGCTGCTCAGTCCCCCACACTGCCAACACTGAGGTTCTTACAGAGATAAGCTTGCTGGCCACAGGCTGCAATTGTTAGGGAGGAACACAGCCCCAGAGGAATCGTATCACAGACAACTGTATGATTCTCCCCAAAGAACGGCTCTGTGAACCACCCAGTGACAAACTGCGATCCACAAAGAGTCACTCAGCAAAGATGTCTTCACCTACCGGCTTGAATATTGCTTCGTAGGACTCATCATCGATCCCATCGCGCAGCGGGTAGTTTACAGCATAGTATTTGCCTTTGCCTGCACCAATGTCCTGTTAAAGACAGGAGAGACCACAAGTCACCAGAGAACCAACTGCAGCACATAAACCATGCCTCAGATTAGGAAGGGAACTCTGGGATCCCATCAGCGTAATCCGAGCACAAGCCTAGGCTCTCATGGACAAACACTGCCCTGGCAGAAGGCACGAGGAGTCAGTTGACTCCAACAGCAGCTTATTTGGCATAGGTGGGTTCATTCAGCCCTCACTGCTCAGAGAAGACAAATCCTCCTACTCTCACCACCATCTCACTGCTGTGAGCACATGCAGGCTCGCGTTTCACTGGCAAAAGCCACTCTCTCACACAGCAATAAAGCTGGCAGCCAAAAGTCCAGTTCCCAACCTGTGCACTGCAGAGACATGCAGCTCAGAATGCCAGTTTGGGCTGATCGTGCAGCctcaaaactgaagaaatctattttttactttaaaataatatatatatttacatttccatCACCTCTCTCATACTCAAGTGTTTTACAAAAAGTTTTATGCTGCTGAGTGGCTGTGCCAGGAAAGAACCCGCAGCTGCACACAGGTTCATATCACCATGGCCAAACTCTGGGCTGgactgaaaaaatacaactcACAGGTGGAAGACAAGAGAACTTAGATAAGAAAAATGTGATTCtactgaaaaacagatgaaaaaaaaggtgaagaacCTTTCACCCCTGAGAACAGCATTCTGGCAGTGTTGAAGTCACAAAGTGAACCACACCTGCGTCTGACTTGAACAAGCGCCACAGTTACCACGATTCATTAACAGCCAGAACTGAGTCACCGGAGGAAACGCCAACAAGATAAACCAGACACACAGAGGTACGCCCTCACAGATTCTCAGCCAAAAGCTTTTGTGACCAAGCTTAGTTTGCAGTTAGCTACAAATGACCAACAATGGCACCTTCAGAGTCACTTTTCCGAGCATAATCCCACCAGAAGGCTGCTAAGAGACGGCTATCAAAGCCCTGGTTTTATTACCATACAGGGCACATTCACAGGAACAAAGTACCTGAGCCAGCTGCCTCCCACACACACCTTTGCCCTCAGAGACAGGATATCACTGAGAGCAGAAGAACCcaggagaaaagcaatttcagttAAACTAATATGACAGCAAACAGGTGAAAGAGACCACATTTAGGGTAACTTTCTGCTCAGCCTTCATTCTCACCCGAAGGTCCCCCGTTCCTGGGAAGTACTCTCCGTATTTATGAAAGGACACGGTCATGACGCGGTCTGTGGTATAGAAAGCTTCCTCCACGCCATCGCCATGGTGAATATCAATGTCGATGTACAGCACTCTCTGGTGGTACCTAGGATCAGAAAGGAGTCAAAACGCTGCATTTCCTCAGAGCAGCGACTGCCAGCTGAGGAAatgggaggagagcagggaaCCCCATGCTAATCCCCAGGCTGCACAGCACTCTGTCCAGATTCTACAAGGAGAAGAGCTGCAGCGAGCGGACACAGCAGCGGAACAGAGCCacagagggaaataaaatggCTTTTGCTGTTGTGACTGATCTCTGAAGGCAGACTCAACTCAGTTTATTCAGATTCAGCCAACAGACTGAATAAACCGAGTTGAGCACTTTCATGCCCAAGCCTTCCACTGAGGTTTGCCTTGAGCCAAGGGCTGTCACATATCACAGCTGTGCCCACTTTACCAGGGTGGATGGTAGGGAGAAGGGCCTAAGAGCAACAGCGCAATGCTCCAAGGCTTCTGCCTCCTGTGCAGGACCATCCCTTCGGGACAGAGGGCACCGCATCCCAAAAGATACCCCTCCTGAGAAAACACCACtaaaaaagagcaacaaaaggAGAAGACTGGGAAGAAAGTGCTAAGGACCCAGAGGAAATGCAGCAGAGTGGATAAACAAAGGGGTAAAATAGTATAGCCCATacttcaggagctccaagatAGCCAAGACAATATCGTTGACATAACAGAAGCCAGAAGCCTCCGACTTCTTAGCGTGGTGAAGGCCTCCTGCCCAGTTCACAGCAATATCCGTCTGCTGCTTGTTCAGCTTCACAGcactggctgcagggagggagaagaattACACACGGTTAGCAGGAGGGCAAAGGCTCCACAACAGAGACCGCGAGGTGAAGCACTAGTGCCTCACGATCATATCATGGGTCATGCGATGCCCCTGGGTACTTCGCAGAGCCCAAGGGTTGAACACTGGATGTCTCCACAAATGAACAAAAGGCACAGGAAGAGAAACGCAGCCTCTGTTTGCCTGCCCACACTTCTGATCGCTCACTGCCTTCGCCTCGGAGCACAAACGAACACACAGCATTTTAGCTGGGGTCACAGTTGAGGACAGCCCAGCTTTCTCAGTGCCCCGAACAAAAGATTTTATGAAAGGTTTTAGCCGAGGTATATTTAGGTCACTCACTGAACATGCATTTGGGCAAAGGCAGTTCTCTGCCCCTAGCCCCTTCATGAACTTTCTGCACATTTGGCAGCCTCTCAGGATCAAAATGAATGATCTGTTCTGTGGGACCAACAGCCATGGAACCAGAGAGCAGAGAGCTACTTCAGAAAAGGCCACTGTCGGTATTTGTACGCACTGCTGAACCACGGTACAGGAAATAAAGGCTCCTGGATGCCACTgggggagcagcagccacaaaGCTTTAACCCCACAAACAGTAAGACAACTCGGTAAGAGCAGTCTTCCTGCAACAAAGTGTTTGAAAATAGTGAAAGCACTTTAAACCTCCCAGCTTCCAGGAAGCTCACTGAAACCTTTCAGGTTCTGTTTTGCCTCATGTCCAGAGACAGtggcttctttttaaaaacaacagataAAGTAACcgttttctttcctttctaggTTTCCCCTGCCCGGAGCAAGGtgtttacagctttttttttttatttaaagctcatgttttattttttattgacacctctgttgctgctgtggGGTTGTTCCAAGTCCATTGCTGGCAACATTGCTAGAGCACTTACAAAACCCTTCACCTATCAGTGAGGTAACCCAGACCAGAGATGTGCTGAACAAATGTGGAGGGATCTGCCAATACGCAAGGCTTGAACTCTCACGTGGGAAGAAATCTGGATCTAATTATTAAGGAAATCAGAAATAAGTTCACAGGGCTTCACCACCACCATCTACAATGATTTATTTCCTAGGCAGAACTACATTACGTGCAActgcttcagagaaaaaggaaagaacataAGGTGTGTGAGCTTACCAACTGAGCCTCCAGCAGACAGCTGACAGAACTCAAACAACCCATCAAACACAGGGCAGTCTTCCCCAACGTTAACTTGAAAAGAGCATAAAAGGGTTAGTGAGACAAAACCGCAAATAAATGGCAAGGCTTATACCCCCTCTGACTTAAAAAGCGATCAAATctttaaacaacaaaatacaaTGCAAAAGTAACAAATCCTTAATGCAATCAACCTGAGGACTGCTTGATGAGGCGAAAAGGCTGCTTCTGGAGAGAAGGTGCTCCTGACTTGTAAGAaaagcaggaggtgtccctgcccatggcagggtgttgaAACTGAaccatctttaaggtcccttccaacccaaataattctatgattctatgagaaggGGAAAGCAGGTCCCAGGAGCTCTGGAAGAGAGGCACACCATCTACAGAGCCAACACAGAGCTCCATCACATAACCCCTCAGCAAGTGGGAAAGGTTTGTGACCCTGTTTCCTGCTGGATTGCTGACAAGGAGCTGAGAAAGCAAAcaggagaaagggggaaggtGGCAGATAGTGGTGTGTACTGGACAAGAAGTTTGCATCCCCATCTCCTTTGTTACAGTGGGTACGTTCCTCTCCCTCACACTGGACAGCCAGGGTTTAAGTTCTCAGCAGTGCTGTAGTTCTGGCCTGGTTAAATTTTTGCTGTAAATGGTTTTatgattaaaaatacacatagtAACAACAAACTTGCATTGAATTTAGATTTTGCAAGATTtgcttttagaaacaaataaaacaccCTGTATTTGTGTAATAACATCTGTAGAACATTTCCTTCTGGGCTCAAGGAGAAAGGCACAAACAACCTGGTCCTTGCAGCACTTGGCAGTGTGCAGCCTCCACAGTCTGTGACAGGGAGTTTGAACGGTCCCAGTTCAGGACAGGGATCTCTGAAAAGGACAATACCCTTCAAGAGACCAGAAGGAAGCAATTGTTCCCAATTTCCAACTGTTTTAGCAGGGCACAGTAAGAGATAAAGTCTGAGTAATTAACTCAAAGGAGATGGCTGGAAGCTTTCACTGTTAAGTGATGAGAATTTAAGTCATCAATTTCTGCATGCTTTCCATTATAGAAGATTAAACTCCTTGCCCTTTAGGTTACAGACTCTTCCCACAGCTTCGGGCCGGCAACACAGCATCAGCAGAATGAAATCGGAGACTATTCATTACCTTTACAGCACCTCAGAACTTTGAGGGCAGCGCTGGAAGCCTCTGAGGGCATCCCTCTGCTAAAcctggcacaggcaggagctgctgtgccaACAGAAGCCAACTGGGCTTTTTCCCACCAGGAGATCCCAAGCAGCCAGGACTGGGTAAGGAAGGATATTAATAACAGGGGTAAATCCCTTGACCACAGTCAGAAAGCCCTGGTGGAGGACGAGAGGCACAGctgctccctcttcctttcGGTGGGCGGGGTGAGGAGCTTCCTATCAGGGAGAGCACAACCTGAGAGAGCTCAGCACTAAGGTAGAACCATCCTTACGGAAATCAGAGCAGCCATCCTTCCTCGCAGGCAAAGCTGAAGCGCCAAGCAGGCTACAGAGACCGGCCACAGTACTTGGGAGTGGCGAGCTTGTCTCCCACACCCCTCATCTCTGTTCCGAGCCTCCTGTGCTGGCTCTCTACCTACACAGAGGCGACTATTTTGCAGGTCTCGTTGAAGAAAAGCTCTGTCCTCTGCGTGTTTCAGActgattttcatattttgccTCCTTCAGGTAAAAATAGTTCTGTGGCAGTACAGTACAGAGAGTGTTGATTACCAGAGAGAGCAGAGTGGGCGTTTATGAGCCGTATCTGCTTCAGGGGTAAACAGTTCAGTTATTGTAAACACGTACTTTGCTGTAAGTCGCTGGGTGTATTAAGGGATATCATTTACTGCAGGAAGTCTTTCAGTGCATATTACTCACAAATCACAGTCCTCGTTCCTCTTACACGCCTGTGCCTCAATACCTGTCCCCCTCAGCTCCCACCAGACTTCTGAGTGCCTCTAATTCAGACTCCAGACCCATATTTCTTATAAATTAGGGATTACACTTACTCCACACAAATGAACTCCACGGGCTAACAACTTTTTACTGCTCTCAAAGATTGCAATGAGCAAGACCAAAACAAATACTGCTTAAACGGGCCTTGAGCCTCCCCTACCATTTGCCTACACTTGCTAAAAACCCAGTCTGCCACAGTCACTGCTGAAGAACAGCATCTGAGCTGCAAAGAGACCACAACAAGGTTTCTGCAACATTAGAGAGCCGTTCCCCGGGGTTGGAGAGGTCAGAAGAAAAGATCAACTCACAAAATGAACCATTCTAACGTGACATGGACAGGTATCACCGTGCATCTCAGCCCTCCCCACTTCAAAACTGCCACTGCCTGAATATCCTTCAGAGTTACTGCAGATCTGGGACACAACTGAGGagctggggttttgtttgtttgtttcaaaccACACAACCCTTTCCCAACTCGATACCTCTGGTTAAAGAGGTACAACACAAATAACACAAAATTCATACAGTTCAAACGGAACAGTTCAGCCACCTCTGAGCCAGGAAGGGGATTTAGAATAGTTCCTATCAGAACACAAAGCTAAAGAAAGCCAGCCAGGCCAAAAGGTTTTTCCCTCAGCAATTTGGACAAACCTGCTTCAGAGAGGGactcatttttaaaaggcttgaattaccagaaaaaaaaaaaaaaacaacaaaaataaaatcaggagaaaggtgatttcttgtggtttttcttctcttatcaTCACAAACCCCTACAGCTGCCTCGGATCCCCAGAACCACAAATCTGAACGCTGACAGGACCCCAGCACTACCCGCATTGCTTACATCGCTGCATCTGCTTGCTGTACTCAGACATGTTATCTGGGCGGATAGATCTCAGGAACTTTATGTAGTCGTCACTGTGGTACTTGgtcatttcttctgcatttgccTTGTGAGGGCGCTGCAAGGACAAGAAAAGAGCAAGTCTTGTTTTGAAATACGtctctctccccattcccatttcCAATGTCAGATTTACTCCCAGACAgagcaaaaaacccaaaagagcAACACTAAACAAGAGAAACCTCTTCTCAAAGGCAAGAATGCCATTACAGGACACTGGAACGGATTGCATATctcaacaaagaaaatatttaaattccaGGGAGGAAAGCATTTTCCAGTCTCCAAAGCTGATCTGAAGCAAAGAACATCTCACTATAAGcaaccagaagaaaatacagatacaCCAGCACAACTGgttgggatttctttttcctttcccctttggGTTGTCAACAGAGAACTGACGAGTCTGAAGCATCAAAATTAAAACCTGACATGTAAACGAAGATCTTCCACACGTATTTCTTCTCATGACCAACCCTGCACTTACATAGATCTCCATCTTCCTGTAGAGGCCGTAGTTCAGCAGCAGGTTGTGGGTCATTCGGATCCTGTGGGGTTTCATGGGATGTCCCTGGCCATAATAGTAGTTTCCGACATCACCTGGGAGCAGAAAGGGTTTTGTTACAGCAAGGAAACCCATTAATTCCTTCAAAAGGAATCACAGCAGAGCCACAAGAGCCACGCGGTCATCTGTCACTTTATCTGCCCTCCAGCAGTGTGCAGGGACAGGTCTCTTGTCCTGCTTGCCCAGGTATCTCCATGGATTCAGAAGAGTTTATCCTAGACTCAAACATGACAGACAGTTGGGAATTACAGTATGGCCAGACAGGGAATTTTTTAACACCAGTTCTGGGAAAGACAATCCATGCAGAGCCTGAGCAACAAACACCACACTGCCAGCTGAGGGAGGGAGCTCCCATTTCTTGGGCCGAAGGAGCTCTGGGCACCCCGTTTGCCTGTCCTCACTCAGCAGATGACAGCTCTCCACCATCCTCTCCAGGCAGGTCAGGCCACTCACTGCAAGAGCTCACATCTACAGAGCTCACTGCTCCCTGCGGGAAACGCAGCTACTCTGAGCAAAATCTCGCATGCCAAGAGGCACCCAGGTTTAATCCCAGCTCAGAAAATGACTCATCAGCCGGAGCATGCAGcctctctgcctcagtttcttgCTCTTTACCCAAGAGGAAAGTGATACGAAGCAGCTAATGCTGTCAATATGCAAACACCAGTGACAGCTCCAAACATTTTCACCTTTTATTACTGCTTAGCATCCTTTAGAAGAATCCCGGTCTCTACCAGCCGGACATCCGAAGAGCCATCCTACAGGCACCACCTTTAGCGATGTTATCTTCTTGCTAGATCTTACAGGTCCCCTCCCCATGCAGATTATTCCTTACTTGGCTCAGGCCACACTCCCATAGCAGGCACCTCTAAGGGGTTtattccccctcctctcccaggaTGCTCATTTCCATGAGACTTACGGGAATTTAACTTCCAGTTTTCTGCCTGATTTGGCTGCGAGAGGCACAGGCTCCAAAGCTGCCAAGAGCAGGGACCGTGCCGTCAGACGCACGCAGCAGCAATATCCCACAAGCCTAATTTTTCTTGGGAAACCTGAGTAAGTTGTTCATGTAGTTGTACAACTCCCAATCCATTTAGGAAGCAGGAGACCCAGTCTGGTCTGGCTGGTGACTCAGTTGGGAGTATTAATATTTCATCACCGATCTTAACATTCAGGAGAAACCGAGGCTTCCTCACAGCATGCTGCTGTAGATTTTCCTCCTGTGGATACAGACCCATTTCCAGTCAAAGCAGATGCAAATGCTGCAAATCCCACACCCAAACAACTCTGCTGCTGGAGTTCACCTGCCCACGGCGTGAAGGGTGTCCTTTGCACAAAGGGATTTCACTGGGACAACTATCCGTACAGTAAAACCAGATTAAACCAAGCGTTGGGGAGCTCAATAAGAAATGCGCAAGATCCTGTCTGGAAAATACAAGCACAAAGCTAcacaaagctttgaaaaatcaTCAGTGCCTTCACCTCATGCAGTCAGCAAAATGCCCTGGGCAAACCCTGACTTCCAGAGCCTGTTCACACTCGCTCTGCTAAACACATCCCACCACGAGCCCTCCGGAGCAGTGGCCGAGCCCGTCTGCTCGTGGACGTCAGTGCGGATTAAGAGTGTGAACTTAACTGATGCCTCTTCCTGTCTGTGAGGGTTAAGCAAGTCCCTGCGCGGGCAGCAAATAAAGGAGAAGCTACTGCTCAAGTCCAAACCCTCGCACACCCCCAGGGTTTCCATTAAGGACCCTGAGGATACCCCTTTACCTTATCCCAACCTTCTGCATTCCACCTAgacccatccctgcagctcagGTTCTTTCTCCAGCACAGGATGCCCTCCCACCATCCAGAACGCGTGGCTCAAGGAAGAGATCCAGAACAGCGCCCAGGGATCTCCCTTCGGGGAACTAACACACTGGATTGTGCCGCTCTAACCTTCctgcatggaaaataaaagaccCTCACAAACTGTTTTCCCACAACCATAGATGATGCCTTCCTGAACAATAAAAGCACACTTTCACCCTAGGACGCACTGTGGATGTTTGCCAGCTGCTCATAAAAGAGTAGGGGAAACATGGCACTAAAAGCTGACCACAGAGTAAATTGGAGAGGGCAGCTATCAACGAGAGCTGTGTGGCACTACCGTGCAATAAAGAGCACAAGgacagcacctctgctctgcattttccaacaaaatgaCTGGTTATTTTGCAGTTAAGACACCATCATAGGCCACTAAAGATTATAGCTTGTTCACAAACTGACAAGCTGCTTTATGAGCACGTTATATTCCAAGGAGAGGGATAAGTTTGGATATAAAGCCCATTTTCTCCAACATTCAGGTTGTATGCACTCATAAAGCATTCTGGCACTCCTTGCAATCTCTCTTTGAGTTTAAACAAGGCATTTTAGGGGCCGGGGCACCCGCATACCCTGGTGTATGTGGATATGATGGGCGTTGCACAGAGATCAGTTGGGCAGTGAAACCAGGCTGGGTTTCGCTGCACCCAGAACTCTGATCCAGGCTCCTCCTTGCCGTGCCCTCCCGAAGTCAGAGTCAGAGAccctgcagggctgccagcTCAGGCTGCAAACCTATCGCACAGGTTCACTGTTCTAGAGAAATAAAAGCCCATGCTCTATGTGGTTTAGCAGAGCCCACTTTATTGCCTGAACACTCAGCACATCCCCTTACCAGGAAAGCACAGAGAATAAGTTCTTATTTGGTTTCTCAAACTAAAACCCACAACGAAGTAGAGAATTGCACAACACCTTTCGCAGAGAGCGATCGCAGCCTCCACTAAGAGCTCGCTCGCCCGCTACCGAGTCTCCCCTCCACAGAGGAGGCAGCTGTGAACGTGCGAGGCGACACGGCTGCAATTTCTCCCACAGACAGCGGGGTGGAAGCAGAAAATCCACACAAGATACCAGGCTCTGACACCCCGTTATTCCACTGCCCTGGCGGGATGATCGCAGAGCCCCAGGGCAGTACTTCCCCAGCCTCCcagcagggaaaaaacccaaaccagtccatGATCCAGCCAAGCTCAAAGCCAGAACCAAACCTCGCTCCCACATACAAGAACTCCCTGCAACAAACCACACAGTCAGTCTGGCTCCTAACTGGCTCGGGTTTGTCCCTCCTCGACAGCAATGACCCAAATGGGAGCTCCAGGAGCACCCCTGCCCCTGAATGTGGCATGAGAAGGCTTCACCTCCTCACAGCTCCTCCTGACCCCTGGCAGCTCCCCGAGTGCTCCCCATCCTCCCAGAAACCTTCAACACCCAGCATGGCTCCCAGAGCTCCTCTCAGCCTCGTGCCCTTCTCCCTATACTGAACGCAGCATTTCCTTGCCTCAAAAGTCCCTGGATCCCCACTgctccccatcctgctccacCCCTACTCCCCCTCAGCACTGCACTCCCTCTTTCCTCCTAGCGCTCCCCATATCCCCACCATGCTCTCCCATATTCTTCCAGCACCCTCCAGTGTCCCcactcccctcagccccactgcagtCCCCACATACCCTTGCTCTCCCCAGCACAGACCCCTGTCCTCCCCTCTCCATCAATGTCCCCCAGTATCCAACCTTGcccctcccagcacagccccctGTCCCTCAGATCCCC
Proteins encoded in this region:
- the HDAC1 gene encoding histone deacetylase 1, producing MALTQGTKRKVCYYYDGDVGNYYYGQGHPMKPHRIRMTHNLLLNYGLYRKMEIYRPHKANAEEMTKYHSDDYIKFLRSIRPDNMSEYSKQMQRFNVGEDCPVFDGLFEFCQLSAGGSVASAVKLNKQQTDIAVNWAGGLHHAKKSEASGFCYVNDIVLAILELLKYHQRVLYIDIDIHHGDGVEEAFYTTDRVMTVSFHKYGEYFPGTGDLRDIGAGKGKYYAVNYPLRDGIDDESYEAIFKPVISKVMETFQPSAVVLQCGSDSLSGDRLGCFNLTIKGHAKCVEFVKSFNLPMLMLGGGGYTIRNVARCWTYETAVALDTEIPNELPYNDYFEYFGPDFKLHISPSNMTNQNTNEYLEKIKQRLFENLRMLPHAPGVQMQPIPEDAVQEDSGDEEEEDPEKRISIRNSDKRISCDEEFSDSEDEGEGGRKNVANFKKAKRVKTEEEKEEEEKKDEKEEEKAKEEKTEPKGAKEEPKST